The genomic DNA AACGTGCTGATATCGACGAGCGAACCTGGTAAGAGTGAAGTCTCACCAGACTCGATGACACGTACGCGACGGATCATTTGACGAACCATGACCTCGACGTGTTTGTCACCGATCTCAACCCCTTGCATCCGGTATACTTTTTGAACTTCTTGGAGCAAGTAGTTCTGAACGCCGGATACACCTTTAACGTTCAAGAGTTCTTTCGGATCGATCGAACCTTCTGTGAAGACTTGACCAGCTTTGACCTCGTCCCCGAGCTGAACACGTAGACGCGAACCGAATGGGATCGTGTATGTGCGTGTTTCGCTGAGTCCTTGGACCGTCAATTCACGTTTGTCACGCGATTCCGTGAAGTCGATGACTTGACCATCGATTTCCGAGATGACCGCTTGACCTTTCGGGTTACGCGCTTCGAACAACTCTTGGATACGCGGAAGACCTTGTGTGATATCATCCCCGGCAACCCCACCTGTGTGGAAGGTACGCATCGTAAGCTGCGTTCCTGGCTCACCGATTGATTGTGCCGCAATGATACCGACAGCTTCGCCGACTTCGACGTCGTTGCCTGTTGCCAAGTTGCGTCCGTAACATTTCTTACAGACACCATGGCTTGTGTTACATGTGAAGGCAGTACGGATCTCAACGTTGTCGACACCAGCGTCAGTGATGACACGAGCGATGTCTTCATCGATGAGTTCGTTCGTTGAAACGAGGACTTCTCCTGTTTCTGGATGAACGACGTTTTCGAATGCAGTACGGCCGACGAGGCGGTCGTAGAGACTTTCGATTTCTTCCGTTCCTTCACGGAGTGCAGTGACACGGATACCACGATCCGTTCCACAATCGTCTTCACGGATGATGACGTCTTGAGCGACGTCAACGAGACGACGAGTCAGGTAACCTGAGTCAGCCGTTTTCAGGGCTGTATCGGCAAGACCTTTACGCGCACCGTGTGTCGAGATGAAGTATTCCTGTACCGTTAGACCCTCACGGAACGATGATTTGATCGGGAGCTCGATGATCCGTCCACTTGGAGCGGCCATGAGTCCACGCATACCAGCGAGCTGCGTGAAGTTCGACGCGTTACCACGGGCACCGGAGTCACTCATCATGAAGATCGGGTTCAGACGGTTAAGGGATTTCATCAGACGAGACTGAATTTCATCCTTCGCATCATTCCACGATTTAACGACGCGCTCATAGCGCTCGTCTTCTGTGATGAGACCACGACGGTACGATTTCATGACGCGGTCGACATTGTCTTGCGCTTCAACAAGAATTTCTTGTTTGTCCGGAAGAACGATGATGTCCGCGATCCCTACCGTAATACCGGCACGAGTCGAGTGTTTGAATCCAAGGTTTTTCATGCGGTCGAGCATGCGGCTTGTTTCTGTCGTCTCAAACCGTTTGAAGACTTCCGCGATGACATTTCCAAGGAATCCTTTTTTGAACGGATCGATGATTGGACGATTCTTCAGTTCTGCCGCGACATCTGTTCCTTTTTCAAGGAAGTATGTGTCTGGCGTCGCTTCTTGAAGGTTCGTCATCGTTGGTTCGTTCAAGTAAGGGAACGTCGTTGGGAGGATCTCGTTGAAGATCAACTTACCGACTGTTGTAATCAATAATTTCTCGTTTTGCTCTTCTGTGAATGTCGGGTTCTTCAGAACGCCGGCTGGAATCGCAACACGTGTATGGAAGTGCGCATAACCGTTTTGGTAAGCGATGAGCGCTTCATTCACTGTCGAGAAGATTTTACCTTCGCCGATTGCGTTTTCGCGCTCGAGCGTGAGGTAGTAGTTACCGAGGACCATATCCTGCGATGGTGTAACAACAGGTTTACCGTCTTTCGGGTTCAAGATGTTTTGTGCAGCGAGCATGAGAAGACGTGCTTCTGCTTGAGCTTCTGCCGAAAGTGGTACGTGAACCGCCATTTGGTCACCATCGAAATCGGCGTTATATGCCGTACATACGAGTGGGTGAAGGCGAATCGCGCGTCCTTCGACGAGCGTTGGTTCGAACGCCTGGATACCGAGACGGTGAAGTGTCGGTGCACGGTTCAAGAGAACCGGATGCTCACGGATGACTTCTTCGAGGACATCCCAGATTTCAGGTTGAACACGCTCGATTTTCCGTTTCGCACTCTTGATGTTCGGTGCGATGCCACGAGAGACGAGTTCTTTCATGACGAACGGTTTGAAGAGTTCAAGTGCCATTTCTTTTGGAAGACCACATTGATACATCTTCAAGTTTGGACCAACGACGATAACCGAACGACCAGAGTAGTCGACACGTTTACCGAGTAAGTTTTGACGGAAACGTCCTTGTTTCCCTTTCAACATGTGTGAAAGTGATTTAAGTGGACGGTTACCTGGTCCTGTAACGGGACGACCGCGACGACCGTTATCGATCAAGGCATCGACTGCTTCTTGAAGCATCCGTTTTTCATTCTGAACGATGATGTTCGGAGCACCAAGGTCAAGAAGACGCTTGAGACGGTTGTTACGGTTGATGACGCGGCGGTACAAGTCGTTCAAGTCAGACGTTGCGAAACGTCCGCCATCGAGTTGAACCATCGGACGAAGTTCCGGTGGGATGACTGGAAGTACTTCGAGAACCATCCATTCTGGATTGTTGCCCGAGTTACGGAAAGCATCGAGGACTTCAAGGCGTTTAATCGCACGAGTACGACGTTGTCCTTGAATCATACGAAGCTCTTCACGTAATCCAGCGACTTCTTTATCAAGTTCCACGTCACGGAGCAATTTACGAACTGCTTCCGCACCCATTTCAGCAGTGAACGAACGACCGAACTTCTCACGATAGGCACGGTATTCTTTTTCTGAAAGGAGTTGTTTCTTCTCCAGTGTCGATTCGCCTGGATCTGTGACGACGTACGACGCGAAGTAGATGATCTCTTCTAACGCACGCGGTGACATGTCAAGGACGAGTCCCATACGGCTAGGAATTCCTTTGAAGTACCAGATGTGCGAAACCGGTGCTGCGAGCTCGATGTGACCCATGCGCTCACGACGGACTTTCGACTTCGTGACTTCAACGCCACAGCGGTCACAAATGATTCCTTTATAGCGGATCCGTTTGTATTTACCACAGTAACATTCCCAGTCTTTTGTTGGACCAAAGATACGTTCACAGAACAAACCGTCTTTCTCCGGTTTGAGTGTACGATAGTTGATCGTCTCCGGCTTTTTCACTTCCCCGAAAGACCATGAACGGATCTTTTCGGGGGAAGCGAGGCCGATTTGCATATATTCAAATCTATTAACATCTACCAAGGGGTGGACCTCCCTTTCGCTTATTCCTCTTCAGTAACAACTGGTGCGACAGGCGCTTGAACTTCTTCGAGTGCTGGAGTCGCGTTCGGGATATTGTCCTCGTCTTCGTCACGCATTTCGATCTCTTCATCATCAGCAGACATCATCTTAACGTCCATACCGAGGGATTGAAGCTCTTTAATGAGGACTCGGAACGATTCCGGTACGCCCGGTTGTGGTACATTCTCACCTTTGACGATTGCTTCGTACGCTTTGACACGACCGATCGTATCATCCGACTTGATTGTAAGGATCTCTTGGAGCGTGTAGGCTGCGCCATATGCTTCAAGTGCCCATACTTCCATCTCACCGAA from Exiguobacterium sp. BMC-KP includes the following:
- the rpoC gene encoding DNA-directed RNA polymerase subunit beta', yielding MVDVNRFEYMQIGLASPEKIRSWSFGEVKKPETINYRTLKPEKDGLFCERIFGPTKDWECYCGKYKRIRYKGIICDRCGVEVTKSKVRRERMGHIELAAPVSHIWYFKGIPSRMGLVLDMSPRALEEIIYFASYVVTDPGESTLEKKQLLSEKEYRAYREKFGRSFTAEMGAEAVRKLLRDVELDKEVAGLREELRMIQGQRRTRAIKRLEVLDAFRNSGNNPEWMVLEVLPVIPPELRPMVQLDGGRFATSDLNDLYRRVINRNNRLKRLLDLGAPNIIVQNEKRMLQEAVDALIDNGRRGRPVTGPGNRPLKSLSHMLKGKQGRFRQNLLGKRVDYSGRSVIVVGPNLKMYQCGLPKEMALELFKPFVMKELVSRGIAPNIKSAKRKIERVQPEIWDVLEEVIREHPVLLNRAPTLHRLGIQAFEPTLVEGRAIRLHPLVCTAYNADFDGDQMAVHVPLSAEAQAEARLLMLAAQNILNPKDGKPVVTPSQDMVLGNYYLTLERENAIGEGKIFSTVNEALIAYQNGYAHFHTRVAIPAGVLKNPTFTEEQNEKLLITTVGKLIFNEILPTTFPYLNEPTMTNLQEATPDTYFLEKGTDVAAELKNRPIIDPFKKGFLGNVIAEVFKRFETTETSRMLDRMKNLGFKHSTRAGITVGIADIIVLPDKQEILVEAQDNVDRVMKSYRRGLITEDERYERVVKSWNDAKDEIQSRLMKSLNRLNPIFMMSDSGARGNASNFTQLAGMRGLMAAPSGRIIELPIKSSFREGLTVQEYFISTHGARKGLADTALKTADSGYLTRRLVDVAQDVIIREDDCGTDRGIRVTALREGTEEIESLYDRLVGRTAFENVVHPETGEVLVSTNELIDEDIARVITDAGVDNVEIRTAFTCNTSHGVCKKCYGRNLATGNDVEVGEAVGIIAAQSIGEPGTQLTMRTFHTGGVAGDDITQGLPRIQELFEARNPKGQAVISEIDGQVIDFTESRDKRELTVQGLSETRTYTIPFGSRLRVQLGDEVKAGQVFTEGSIDPKELLNVKGVSGVQNYLLQEVQKVYRMQGVEIGDKHVEVMVRQMIRRVRVIESGETSLLPGSLVDISTFKEACKEALRNGKALASAKPVLLGITKASLETDSFLSAASFQETTRVLTDAAIKGKSDYLRGLKENVIIGKLVPAGTGMARYRQIDLEVAGEAPVEADSPVE